Within Paroedura picta isolate Pp20150507F chromosome 13, Ppicta_v3.0, whole genome shotgun sequence, the genomic segment ccTCGCAGCTCTCCTATGTGCTGATTTCAGTCCAACGTGCGCTTCCAAGAGTCTCTGCAAGCAGAGTTATTTCTTCTTTCGGAAGCCAGCGTACTGACCGTCCTCGCTGGGGAAGGCCTCTCGGATTTCCCAccggcagcagttggggaggacgGCCCATTTGGCTAGGCTGGCGTCTTCTCCGAAGCGCCAGCGGATGTACTGCTTGTACGCGCAGTGCCGGAGCTGCTTGTTCAGCGCCTCTGCCTTGAGGTCCAGCAGGGGGTCTTCGTAGAGGAGGACGAACTCCAGCGCCGGTCGGGAAAGGACGAGCTGCCCAAAGAGAGCGGAGGTGGTGATGCACGCCCCGTCCTTCCTCCGGCAGCAGAGCTGTTCCCAGTACGGCTGTGCTGGGCGGCATCTTCCGCAGCAGCACCAAGAAGGACGCTGGTAGTGGGGAGGGGCATCCTCTTTCTTCTGAAGGGGCTGCAGCTCCTGGGCATTTCCACCAGCGGTGGCTTCGTCTGGCTGTCGCGGCAGGAGTCTGGCGGAATGCGTGAAATCACCAGAGCATCTCTGCAGTTGGAAGACATGGGGGTGCATAGGTCATGAAATGGCTAGGCCATTTCAACCTGCATTCACATGCAAGTTCTCTGTCCCTTCATGCTCTCTGGTTAGCCATATATACCGTAAactaatggtccccaacctttttgagctgtGGGCAGCTTTTGTCGTTCTCACATAGTAAGGTTGGCACAGCCTCAAAGTGGGGGCCATAAGATGGCTgccagggggggggcagaaccagCCACAATATGGCTGCCCATTTTCCCTTCAACCAAACACAGAACAGCCTTGAGCTGTGACattgacagctgctgccaatgcaACGTTTGAAAAATCTACCCAGCCAATCCCATCTCCCTCTGCCAATCAAAAAAGGCTGCTGGGTAAAAGTTCCACCTGACCACCCCTAGTTCTAGAAACACTTGGGGGTGGTCAGAAGGGCATTGACGGCTTAACAGTGCTCCTGCCACAAGCCTTAGGGCACTTTTACAGACTTCATTCCAGCATTTTGTGCGACGGAGGTCAGCACGTGCCCCTGCATGTACAAGAAAGATCCCAACTCACGTGAATAATCTCGCCTTTGACTTTCTGTAAGCTTGTCCTCAACAGTTTGTCGATCATAACAACATGCGGCTCGTCGACATACGTCACGTACAGCAGAGTCTGTCcggagaaagaaggaagaggcaTGCATCCTGAGCACCCAGCAACGCACTTAGTATATCATATATATGGAAGATGTCACATGAAGACTCCCAGTATCTTAAATGTTGTCGCTGTGGCAGTTTAGGATGTTTCAGAATAATTTAATCGAGCAATACATTACCAAGTTATTGCCAAGATTCAAAATCTTTTCCCCACCTGCTTTTTGCACCCACTGGAATTTCCAAGCACTGTTCAAAGGCAGTCCCATGTAAAacacattgcagtagtctagcccAAATGTGATAGGGATGGGTATTTTTGGCACTTACCCATCTGGGGCCTGGCACTGACTCACACTTCTTCCTGTAATAATATTCCTTCACTGGGTTTGATTTGAAGCAGGGAAATGTGTATGAAGTGATGAGGAAATCGACAAATAATTGAGCCTGGAGGGAAACGTCAGAAGGGGTTGGCGATTCAGCTTTTCGAATGAATTTTCTTTCCAGAATTCATCCCTTCCCCAACATGAGAAGAACCGCAGCATATAAAAGTCGCTCTTACCAGGCCAAAATAGGAGAGTGCTGAACCGATGTAGACCAGCAGCTCAAAGAAGTTAAATTGTCCTGCCTTTgggaaatgaaaaacagaaattaACTTTAAAGAGAGAGCTCCAGCAATTCCTCAggccctgtaaaatggagctcttccaccaagcctttggttgaagccagcccAACTACTAAGTGCACAGCACAATATACATCTAATGGGGATCTCCCTATGCACTTTCTGTTACAACACGGGAAATTGCTCCACAAATCAAGTGGGTGGACCCACGTCTGTGGCCGCTAGGGAGTTCGATTTGGTTGCCCAGACTCTTCATTGGATGTATTTTCCTGCTTTAAGAGatttatactgtattttaatgtaatGTTATGTTGTAGCCTCTCTGGGGCCTACTGTTTCTACACTCCTGTTTCTCACCGCCTGAAATTACTAGGCTGCCATTACCATGCCGAAGACCAGAATGTCAAAGCGGATGCCGTAAGCTTTGATCAGAGTCCTCTCCTCCTTCCCGCTGGCCTGCTTGTAGTATTTTGCAAACCTGTAATGATCAGAAACTGGACCTTAACaaatgggtggggggagctcCTTCACCTATTCTACTGGAAAGGCAAAGAAAACACGGGGACACaaaccccttccctctccccaatccCCACAGAAAGTGGGGCACTCCCTGAATTTTGCAACTGAGTCTTCCTTTCACTGTGCGGCAGCCTGAAGGTGAGTCATCTGGCTTTTAACCACAACGCTCTGGCCGAGCTTCCCCTTTTAGCAGAAACAGTAAATGCCCTTTGCTCTCCTGTTCCGTGCTCCCTGGCCCTGGCAAACACTGGGATGAGCCTGTTGTAGCAATCCCAGATGCCTCCTAGGCCCTCTTTTCCGTACCTGGAAGGTCATGTCAGATTCCCGTAGAATGGCTTTCGCTGTGTTGTGTTTCCCCAAAACAAGCAAATAAGGTTGATTTTGGCTTAGAACAGGGATCCCCAATGGCTCCCACAAAAGGCTTCCTGGCACCTTTTTAGAAAGGGGCCACTAGAAATCTCACTGGTTGTGAAGATTTgcaaaaaatgttgctttgtcgGTAGCTGCTGCCACAACACAAAGATCCACACAAATGAAAGTtagctatggcagccattttgtggctggctccacccaccgttgcagccattttgtgactgcgtCCATCatgctatgtcagaattccaaatgtaccCCCAGgttcaaaaagtttggggaccctgGCTTAGAATGTCATGGTGACGTGGGGAGAAATTCACAAGGACCCTATCCTATGCAAAGCCTACTGGAACGCGTTAAAGCAGCGAGTAAGCCCTGCTTAACACCGTCAGTGCTTTACTTCTGAATAAAAAGAGCTATGCTGGCATTGAgtgacagacagactaacatgatcGTGATCTATGTGAAGAAGTGAGCCaagactcacgaaagctcatccctgccccaaattttgctagtctttaaggtgccactggacttttgctcttttctactgctagagAGACTAACACAATGGCTCCTCTTGATCTAGTTCAGAACAGACTGCATTGCTCTGCATGGTCTCTTGAGTAAACTTTCCTAAATTCTGGAAGGAAAAATTAATCAAGCTACACTCAGGAGATGCAACCATTTCCTCCTGTCCCGGATTTGTAACTGTGCTGGGTCTGTcatataggtcaggggtagtcaacctatcgtcctccagatgtccattgactacaattcccatgcatttgctggcaggggctcctgggaattgtagtccatgaacatctggaggaccacaggttgactacccctgatataggtaAGCAGACTCTCCCCGTGGCAAGAGGTTCTTTGCCATCTTTACCTGAAGTTGTAGCCG encodes:
- the P2RX7 gene encoding P2X purinoceptor 7 isoform X1 translates to MPACCSLRNVCEYETSKVVRIQSVYYGSVKWAIHSVVFLYVCIVLIADRRYQKRDAVISSVHTKVKGVAQTEQRIYDTAEYTIPMQGIDSFFVVTNIITTENQIQGLCPEFPIAKAVCSTDRSCAKGRMDPQSNGIQTGRCVKYNATVKTCEVTAWCPVESIRRAPTPAILRSAENFTVLIKNNIHFPNFNYTTRNISPEFNISCTYNKISAPYCPIFRLGDILHEAGENFSEVAIQGGIVGIEINWDCNLDRWLHRCRPKYGFRRLDDKKANEALYPGYNFRFAKYYKQASGKEERTLIKAYGIRFDILVFGMAGQFNFFELLVYIGSALSYFGLAQLFVDFLITSYTFPCFKSNPVKEYYYRKKCESVPGPRWTLLYVTYVDEPHVVMIDKLLRTSLQKVKGEIIHRCSGDFTHSARLLPRQPDEATAGGNAQELQPLQKKEDAPPHYQRPSWCCCGRCRPAQPYWEQLCCRRKDGACITTSALFGQLVLSRPALEFVLLYEDPLLDLKAEALNKQLRHCAYKQYIRWRFGEDASLAKWAVLPNCCRWEIREAFPSEDGQYAGFRKKK
- the P2RX7 gene encoding P2X purinoceptor 7 isoform X2, which translates into the protein MQGIDSFFVVTNIITTENQIQGLCPEFPIAKAVCSTDRSCAKGRMDPQSNGIQTGRCVKYNATVKTCEVTAWCPVESIRRAPTPAILRSAENFTVLIKNNIHFPNFNYTTRNISPEFNISCTYNKISAPYCPIFRLGDILHEAGENFSEVAIQGGIVGIEINWDCNLDRWLHRCRPKYGFRRLDDKKANEALYPGYNFRFAKYYKQASGKEERTLIKAYGIRFDILVFGMAGQFNFFELLVYIGSALSYFGLAQLFVDFLITSYTFPCFKSNPVKEYYYRKKCESVPGPRWTLLYVTYVDEPHVVMIDKLLRTSLQKVKGEIIHRCSGDFTHSARLLPRQPDEATAGGNAQELQPLQKKEDAPPHYQRPSWCCCGRCRPAQPYWEQLCCRRKDGACITTSALFGQLVLSRPALEFVLLYEDPLLDLKAEALNKQLRHCAYKQYIRWRFGEDASLAKWAVLPNCCRWEIREAFPSEDGQYAGFRKKK